From Vicia villosa cultivar HV-30 ecotype Madison, WI unplaced genomic scaffold, Vvil1.0 ctg.000566F_1_1_3, whole genome shotgun sequence, a single genomic window includes:
- the LOC131629418 gene encoding F-box/kelch-repeat protein At3g23880-like, which yields MIISPAKHRETIASSPVILPDELITEVLSFLNAKSLMQLKCVSKSWNSLISDPSFVKLHLLRSSRNPNIILFPATFVTTCRISLHNPFVILRGLLENSPISLISIDSKSMIMGRRCHIIGNCNGLTCFVNSPFENNSPFEVNSPHETEFYLWNPSIRWLSQKLASFHHSHQDLNSLFKFSFGYDNLTDKYKVVAIHPNEVRVLTLSDNVWRNIQSFPTYPYKYSWDHENVGVYLNNSLNWFALRDTHLYYRYHCTDLSVQQFMIISLDLGVETYTQFRFPQSFDEVPVVAPIICTLRECLCFSHYSTECNFVIWQMKEFGVEESWTKLLKFDYQNVLDSDSYRVVNLLPLHLFENGDMLISAHNLKRLICYSSRENRVVRQAIVTNRISMPWPNVSQYVESLLSTC from the coding sequence ATGATTATCTCTCCAGCAAAGCATCGTGAAACCATTGCGTCGTCTCCGGTAATCCTCCCTGATGAACTCATCACTGAAGTTCTGTCTTTTCTCAATGCGAAATCACTTATGCAGCTCAAGTGTGTGAGCAAGTCTTGGAACTCGCTCATCTCCGATCCATCCTTCGTCAAATTGCACCTCCTTAGATCTTCACGAAATCCAAACATAATTCTTTTTCCGGCAACCTTTGTGACCACGTGTAGAATTTCCCTACACAATCCATTCGTCATACTACGCGGTTTGCTCGAGAATTCCCCCATCAGTCTCATCTCCATAGATTCTAAATCAATGATTATGGGACGGAGGTGTCACATTATTGGTAATTGCAATGGATTGACCTGTTTCGTCAATTCTCCCTTCGAAAACAATTCTCCCTTCGAAGTCAATTCTCCCCACGAGACTGAATTCTATCTATGGAACCCCTCAATCAGGTGGTTGTCTCAAAAACTAGCCTCTTTTCACCATTCTCACCAGGATCTTAATTCTTTGTTCAAATTCTCATTTGGTTATGATAATTTAACCGACAAATATAAGGTGGTGGCCATCCATCCCAATGAAGTCAGAGTTCTCACTTTGAGTGATAATGTATGGagaaatattcaaagttttcccaCGTATCCTTACAAGTATAGTTGGGACCATGAGAATGTTGGTGTCTATTTGAATAATAGTCTTAATTGGTTTGCCCTTAGAGATACCCATCTTTATTATCGTTATCATTGTACGGATCTTAGTGTTCAACAATTTATGATTATCTCACTTGATTTGGGAGTAGAGACCTACACACAGTTTCGGTTCCCTCAGAGTTTTGATGAAGTGCCAGTTGTTGCTCCAATTATTTGCACGTTGAGAGAATGTCTTTGTTTTTCTCACTATTCCACGGAGTGTAATTTTGTTATATGGCAGATGAAGGAATTTGGAGTAGAAGAATCTTGGACGAAATTGCTTAAATTTGATTATCAGAATGTACTTGATAGTGATTCATATAGAGTTGTTAATTTGTTGCCATTACATCTTTTTGAGAATGGAGATATGCTGATATCGGCTCACAATCTTAAACGACTAATTTGCTATAGTAGCAGAGAAAATAGAGTAGTAAGGCAAGCTATAGTTACAAATAGGATAAGCATGCCTTGGCCTAATGTCTCCCAATACGTGGAAAGTTTGCTTTCAACGTGTTGA
- the LOC131629419 gene encoding F-box/kelch-repeat protein At3g23880-like: MLIWIVAAAARVQTLDSHGTISSLRSHMMIISPAKQRRETIASLPPATLPNELITEVLSFLKVKSLMRLKCVSKSWNSFISDPFFVKLHLNNSSRNQNMILFLATFVTTCRISLHNPFIILRNLLENPSVNLVSKDFKLMFMGWRCHIIGTCNGLTCFVNSPDEVNSPLETEFYLRNPSIRWLSQKLASFLHSHQDLNSLFKFSFGYDNLIDKYKMVAFRPNEVRVLTLNDNVWRNIQSFPTYRYEYLRDHENAGVYLNNSLNWFALRDIHPYYHYRYTDLSVQQFVIISLDLGVETYRQFQFPRGFDQVPVVAPIVCQLRECLCFSHYSMECNFIIWQMKEFAVEDSWRKLLKFDYQNILDSDSYRVVNLLPLHFFENGDMLMLARDLKQLICYNLKENRVVR, translated from the coding sequence atgctcATTTGGATTGTCGCTGCCGCCGCAAGGGTTCAAACTTTGGACTCCCACGGAACCATTTCATCCTTACGTTCACACATGATGATCATCTCTCCCGCAAAGCAGCGCCGTGAAACCATTGCTTCGTTGCCGCCGGCAACTCTCCCGAATGAACTCATTACTGAAGTTCTGTCTTTTCTCAAAGTGAAATCACTTATGCGGCTCAAGTGTGTGAGCAAGTCTTGGAACTCGTTCATCTCCGATCCTTTCTTCGTTAAATTGCACCTCAATAATTCTTCACGAAATCAAAATATGATTCTTTTCCTGGCAACCTTTGTAACCACTTGCAGAATTTCCCTACACAATCCATTCATCATACTACGCAATTTGCTCGAGAATCCCTCCGTCAATCTCGTTTCCAAAGATTTTAAATTAATGTTTATGGGATGGAGGTGTCACATTATTGGTACCTGCAATGGATTGACCTGTTTCGTCAATTCTCCCGACGAGGTCAATTCTCCCCTCGAGACTGAATTCTATCTACGGAACCCCTCAATCAGGTGGTTGTCTCAAAAACTAGCCTCTTTTCTCCATTCTCACCAGGATCTTAACTCTTTGTTCAAATTCTCATTTGGTTATGATAATTTAATCGACAAATATAAGATGGTGGCATTCCGTCCCAATGAAGTCAGAGTCCTCACTTTGAATGATAATGTATGGagaaatattcaaagttttcccaCATATCGTTATGAGTATCTCCGGGACCATGAGAATGCTGGTGTCTATTTGAATAATAGTCTTAATTGGTTTGCCCTTAGAGATATCCATCCTTATTATCATTATCGTTATACGGATCTTAGTGTTCAACAATTTGTGATTATCTCACTTGATTTGGGAGTAGAGACCTACAGGCAGTTTCAGTTTCCTCGGGGTTTTGATCAAGTGCCCGTTGTTGCCCCAATTGTTTGTCAGTTGAGGGAATGTCTTTGTTTTTCTCACTATTCCATGGAGTGTAATTTTATTATATGGCAGATGAAAGAATTCGCAGTAGAAGATTCTTGGAGGAAATTGCTTAAATTTGATTATCAGAATATACTTGATAGTGATTCTTATAGGGTTGTTAATTTGTTGCCATTACATTTTTTTGAAAATGGAGATATGTTGATGTTGGCTCGCGATCTTAAACAACTAATTTGCTATAATCTGAAAGAAAATAGAGTAGTGAGGTAA